One region of Vallitalea okinawensis genomic DNA includes:
- the murQ gene encoding N-acetylmuramic acid 6-phosphate etherase, which translates to MVKLNTIETEQKNERTKNIDRLTTKEILQLMNEEDMKVAFAVQKELDHIVEAVDVIYEKIVNGGRLIYCGCGTSGRLGILDAAECPPTFGTEPELVQALIAGGPGAIMQAVEGAEDDYELGIKDLQAISFSDKDVLVGIAASGRTPYVIGAVTYANRIGAKTIGLTCSKEAKLGIITDVSITPLPGAEVITGSTRLKSGTAQKMVLNMLSTSVMIKLGKVYGNLMVDVKASNEKLIERTVSIVRSTTGADDLEAREVLKECGYSAKTAIVMIMCHMTAEQAEDALKRAEGHISGIIEDEIN; encoded by the coding sequence ATGGTTAAGCTAAATACAATAGAAACTGAACAAAAAAATGAACGGACTAAAAATATAGATCGCCTGACAACGAAAGAAATCTTACAGTTGATGAATGAGGAAGATATGAAAGTAGCTTTTGCTGTTCAAAAGGAATTAGACCATATAGTGGAAGCAGTAGATGTTATCTATGAGAAAATAGTGAATGGTGGCAGATTAATCTATTGTGGTTGCGGAACTTCTGGACGATTGGGGATTTTAGACGCTGCAGAATGTCCACCTACTTTTGGAACAGAGCCAGAATTAGTTCAAGCATTGATAGCTGGGGGTCCAGGTGCTATTATGCAGGCGGTAGAAGGCGCTGAGGACGATTATGAACTAGGTATAAAGGATTTACAGGCCATTAGCTTTAGTGATAAAGATGTGTTAGTAGGAATCGCAGCAAGTGGTAGAACACCCTATGTCATTGGAGCAGTTACCTATGCCAACAGAATTGGAGCAAAAACCATTGGTTTGACATGCTCTAAGGAAGCAAAATTAGGAATTATTACAGATGTTTCAATTACCCCATTACCCGGAGCTGAGGTTATAACGGGATCTACACGGTTAAAAAGTGGAACAGCACAAAAGATGGTTTTAAATATGTTAAGTACATCTGTTATGATTAAGCTAGGGAAGGTATATGGCAATTTAATGGTAGACGTAAAAGCAAGTAATGAAAAGCTAATCGAGCGCACTGTTTCCATTGTAAGAAGTACAACTGGTGCTGATGATTTGGAGGCAAGAGAAGTATTAAAAGAATGTGGCTATTCAGCCAAAACAGCTATTGTCATGATCATGTGTCATATGACAGCAGAACAAGCAGAAGACGCTTTGAAAAGGGCAGAGGGACACATTTCAGGTATTATTGAAGATGAGATAAACTGA
- a CDS encoding ABC transporter permease: MCNLLLCEFQKLKRTYLYLIIAVSSCSGPLILALAFMISGKSVTWNQFMKVSHMITIIFINIFLVSLIIAWVFGREYLLRQEAVLYTYPIIPINILIIKVIVISIIMIAVYTIQSLTTILCGLLVVNQVPPIDSIIINMSVYVYSMLFHFITLPIPIMICLWSKSMIMPLVYGGLITISNLPILALDLSIQFYIPTFYSLIPLTLNNVLGNTVTFPYSSRVICILTFFCGAVLCIYKYTKKDI, translated from the coding sequence ATGTGTAACTTACTATTGTGTGAATTTCAAAAATTAAAAAGGACATATTTATATCTTATTATCGCTGTTAGCTCATGTTCTGGACCATTGATATTAGCTTTAGCATTTATGATATCTGGTAAATCTGTAACATGGAATCAATTTATGAAAGTTAGTCATATGATAACTATTATTTTTATTAATATTTTTTTAGTGTCATTAATTATAGCTTGGGTCTTTGGACGAGAATATTTGTTGCGTCAAGAAGCTGTACTATACACCTATCCTATAATCCCAATAAACATATTAATAATAAAAGTTATTGTTATAAGTATTATAATGATAGCAGTATATACTATTCAAAGTCTTACAACAATATTATGTGGGTTACTGGTTGTTAATCAAGTTCCCCCAATAGATAGTATAATTATTAATATGAGTGTATATGTCTATTCTATGTTGTTTCATTTTATCACATTACCCATACCTATCATGATTTGTTTATGGAGTAAAAGCATGATAATGCCTCTGGTATATGGCGGACTGATAACAATAAGTAACCTACCTATTCTAGCATTGGATTTATCTATCCAATTCTATATTCCCACATTTTATTCATTAATCCCTTTAACTTTAAATAATGTATTAGGTAATACAGTAACCTTTCCATACAGTAGCAGGGTGATATGTATTCTTACATTCTTCTGTGGCGCAGTTCTGTGTATATATAAATACACTAAAAAGGATATTTAA
- a CDS encoding extracellular solute-binding protein: protein MKKLLSLVLMMTMVMSLLSACGQEETPEVNKATVSESSKSSETTETENQDPVKIRIYYSDNATLPFKDDWLTVTEAEKMFNVDFEFEVIPIADYATKVSLALNTGNNAPDVVLYQTTKGENASLALNGALVPISDYAEYTPNFNARVEEFGLQDVVDKLELADGKRYYMPSLFDIPFYDGGLILREDFLEAEGLEAPKTFDDLYVILKAYKAKNPDSYPLTILAGPRVLYRMTMPSYGISVGKNGASGTNTLSWDYEKQEYFPGAISEGYKEYISYLAKLYAEGLLDPEMAEPIDGDLWSQKMATGKAMATYAYYDQIGGLTGASTIDGFKLQMYPSLEGTAGAHHQPKSKTGSGIMFPAATAKRDDFERVVKTIDQVFFSEEGAKLWCLGVEGVTYTMEDGKIKYADELVNSAEGVYKSLQINYGCGSDVTQMVWINEREMTKYDENYARINGEVAAMGDVIQTIPPTPMFDDLTAEDAGVLQTPLFDTFEVWADAFITGKKSVETDWDAYVEEMKTLRIDEFCKIYNDNLGN, encoded by the coding sequence ATGAAAAAACTACTATCACTTGTTTTGATGATGACTATGGTTATGAGTTTACTATCAGCATGCGGTCAAGAAGAAACTCCAGAAGTTAATAAAGCAACAGTTAGTGAGTCTTCAAAATCTAGTGAAACAACAGAGACAGAGAATCAAGACCCAGTAAAAATAAGAATATATTATTCTGATAATGCAACATTGCCTTTTAAAGATGATTGGTTAACGGTTACAGAAGCCGAAAAAATGTTTAACGTAGATTTTGAATTTGAGGTTATACCAATTGCTGATTATGCTACTAAAGTATCTCTAGCTTTAAATACTGGAAATAATGCACCTGATGTTGTTCTATATCAGACAACAAAAGGGGAAAATGCTTCTCTTGCTTTAAATGGAGCTTTAGTTCCAATTAGCGATTATGCAGAATATACACCTAACTTTAACGCACGTGTTGAGGAATTTGGGCTACAGGATGTTGTTGATAAATTGGAATTAGCAGATGGAAAACGATATTATATGCCAAGTCTTTTTGATATTCCTTTTTATGATGGCGGTCTTATTTTAAGAGAGGATTTCTTAGAAGCGGAAGGATTAGAGGCTCCAAAGACATTTGATGACTTATACGTGATCTTAAAAGCATATAAAGCAAAGAATCCAGACTCTTATCCACTTACCATTTTAGCTGGTCCACGTGTACTATATCGTATGACAATGCCTTCATATGGCATCAGTGTTGGTAAAAATGGTGCATCAGGAACCAATACACTTAGCTGGGATTATGAGAAACAAGAATACTTCCCTGGAGCAATTAGTGAGGGATATAAAGAGTACATAAGCTATCTTGCAAAACTATACGCAGAAGGATTACTGGACCCAGAAATGGCTGAACCTATTGATGGAGATTTATGGTCACAAAAGATGGCGACAGGAAAAGCAATGGCAACATATGCTTATTATGATCAAATTGGTGGTTTGACTGGTGCGTCAACTATAGATGGGTTTAAGCTACAGATGTATCCTTCATTAGAAGGAACGGCAGGGGCACACCATCAACCAAAGAGCAAAACTGGCTCTGGAATTATGTTCCCAGCAGCTACTGCGAAACGCGATGATTTTGAACGTGTTGTTAAAACAATTGACCAAGTGTTCTTTTCAGAAGAAGGTGCTAAATTATGGTGCCTAGGTGTTGAGGGTGTTACATATACAATGGAAGATGGCAAGATTAAATACGCTGATGAGCTTGTCAATTCAGCTGAAGGAGTCTACAAAAGCCTACAAATCAATTATGGTTGTGGATCTGATGTTACTCAGATGGTATGGATTAATGAACGTGAAATGACTAAATATGACGAGAATTATGCTCGTATAAATGGTGAAGTTGCAGCAATGGGCGATGTTATCCAAACAATTCCTCCTACACCAATGTTTGACGATTTGACTGCTGAAGATGCAGGTGTATTGCAAACGCCACTTTTCGATACTTTTGAAGTTTGGGCAGACGCTTTTATTACTGGCAAAAAAAGTGTTGAAACGGATTGGGATGCCTATGTAGAAGAAATGAAAACGTTGAGAATAGATGAGTTTTGTAAGATTTACAATGATAATTTAGGTAACTAA
- a CDS encoding response regulator transcription factor, with protein sequence MGKVKILVIEDDETINKMISCALIKEGYDVYSAFNGQEGYDIWKKHDYSLIILDIMLPIIDGIEVMRRIRQEGNIPILIVSAKVEESDKIIGLGLGADDYLIKPFSLGELQARVKAHLRRYLYFNEQQRVNNQIQYGDITLYIDTYTVEKNDELIKLRAKEYQLLKLFLENSSKVFTKAQIFNAVWGEEYMGDDNTVMVHIRRLRNKIEDDPSNPKYIETMWGIGYRLGELK encoded by the coding sequence ATGGGAAAAGTAAAAATATTAGTTATTGAAGATGATGAAACCATCAATAAGATGATATCTTGTGCGCTGATTAAAGAAGGCTATGATGTATATAGTGCTTTTAATGGACAAGAAGGATATGATATATGGAAGAAACATGACTATTCATTAATTATTCTGGATATTATGTTACCTATTATAGATGGGATAGAAGTTATGAGAAGAATACGTCAAGAAGGTAATATTCCAATTTTAATCGTGTCAGCTAAAGTTGAAGAAAGTGATAAAATAATTGGATTAGGATTAGGTGCTGATGATTACCTAATTAAACCCTTTTCTTTGGGAGAATTACAGGCGAGAGTGAAAGCTCATTTAAGACGTTACCTCTACTTTAATGAGCAACAAAGAGTGAATAACCAAATACAATATGGTGATATCACTCTATATATTGACACGTATACGGTTGAAAAAAATGATGAACTCATTAAGTTAAGAGCAAAAGAATATCAATTATTAAAGCTTTTTTTAGAGAATTCTAGCAAGGTTTTTACGAAAGCACAGATATTTAACGCTGTATGGGGAGAAGAGTATATGGGAGATGATAATACGGTTATGGTTCATATTAGACGTCTTCGAAATAAAATAGAGGATGATCCAAGTAATCCCAAGTATATCGAAACAATGTGGGGAATTGGCTATCGATTAGGTGAATTAAAGTGA
- a CDS encoding ATP-binding cassette domain-containing protein: MEEDYEIKTCKLTKVYKKKAVVKGIDMHIKKGAIYGLIGQNGAGKTTVLKMLAGLVKPTEGEIEVFGHQHLKKKVYRRMGSMIHLPTFYTNLTAIENLNIHRKMIGITNKEYIAEALDKVGLEKQYWDAPIKKYSRGLKQRLGIARAILHKPELIVLDEPINGLDPNGIQLIQQLLVDLCSRKNITILLTSHTLNRLESIVTTIGVLHKGVLLEEIQYEDLRRKSRKCLNIKVSNDTRACYILENKIGIYSYQVVEKNKLIIYEGLDRASEIVRMLIIHNIDVIEIYESSYRLEDYFLEITGGNKDV; the protein is encoded by the coding sequence TTGGAAGAAGATTATGAAATAAAAACCTGCAAATTGACAAAAGTATATAAGAAAAAAGCAGTTGTTAAGGGCATAGATATGCATATAAAAAAGGGAGCGATTTATGGTCTTATTGGACAAAATGGAGCTGGAAAAACAACGGTTTTAAAAATGTTGGCGGGATTAGTTAAACCAACTGAAGGTGAAATAGAAGTATTTGGACATCAACATCTAAAGAAGAAAGTGTATAGAAGAATGGGTTCTATGATACACTTACCTACATTTTATACTAATCTAACAGCTATAGAGAATCTGAACATCCACAGGAAAATGATAGGTATAACAAATAAGGAATATATTGCAGAAGCCCTTGATAAGGTGGGACTTGAAAAACAGTATTGGGATGCACCAATAAAAAAATATTCAAGAGGTTTAAAACAACGCTTGGGCATAGCTAGAGCCATTCTGCATAAGCCAGAATTAATAGTCTTAGATGAACCTATTAATGGATTAGATCCTAATGGTATTCAATTAATTCAACAATTATTGGTAGATTTGTGTAGTCGAAAAAACATTACAATCTTATTAACAAGTCATACTTTAAACAGATTGGAAAGTATAGTTACTACAATAGGAGTCCTTCATAAGGGGGTCTTACTTGAGGAAATACAATATGAAGACTTACGACGTAAAAGTAGAAAATGTTTAAATATCAAGGTGAGTAATGATACTAGAGCATGTTATATACTAGAAAATAAAATAGGTATATATTCTTATCAAGTGGTGGAAAAAAATAAATTAATAATCTATGAAGGATTAGACCGAGCATCTGAAATTGTAAGGATGCTGATAATACACAATATTGATGTTATTGAAATATATGAAAGTAGTTATAGGCTTGAAGATTATTTTCTAGAGATTACTGGAGGAAATAAGGATGTGTAA
- a CDS encoding ABC transporter permease, whose protein sequence is MALTENRTKRENNRQKHFKRYWQLYAMMVLPIIYFIVFKYIPMFGNILAFRRYRPGMGAYGVSWVGLKYFKMFMQDPAFWRAFRNTLTISLGNLIINFPIPIIFAILLNEVHHVRFKKVVQTVSYMPRFISTVVVIAILSEMLSPSSGLLNMFLQNTFGIEPIYFMNEPQYFRWLYILTDTWQFTGWTAIIYLAAITGISADLFEAARIDGANRIQQIFYVTIPSIMPTIMVLLILNVGRMLSLGFEKVLLMYTPSNSQVSDIIDTLVYRTGLANQNYSYATAIGLFSGIIGIILVSSSNAISKKLTGDGIY, encoded by the coding sequence ATGGCTTTAACTGAGAATAGGACAAAAAGAGAAAATAACAGACAGAAGCATTTTAAGCGTTATTGGCAGTTATATGCAATGATGGTATTGCCGATTATATACTTCATAGTATTTAAGTATATTCCGATGTTTGGTAATATTTTGGCATTCCGTCGTTATAGACCAGGAATGGGAGCCTACGGTGTTAGCTGGGTTGGTTTAAAGTACTTTAAAATGTTTATGCAAGATCCTGCCTTTTGGAGAGCTTTTCGTAATACACTAACGATTTCATTAGGAAACTTGATAATTAATTTTCCTATCCCAATTATTTTTGCCATTTTATTAAATGAAGTGCACCATGTACGTTTCAAAAAAGTGGTTCAAACTGTTTCATATATGCCTAGATTTATATCAACAGTAGTCGTTATTGCGATTTTAAGTGAAATGCTATCACCAAGTTCAGGACTGTTGAATATGTTTTTGCAGAATACCTTTGGCATAGAACCGATCTATTTTATGAATGAACCTCAGTATTTTAGATGGCTCTATATATTAACGGATACTTGGCAATTTACAGGTTGGACAGCAATCATCTACCTTGCGGCTATTACAGGTATTAGTGCAGACCTATTTGAAGCAGCTCGCATTGATGGAGCTAATCGGATACAGCAAATTTTCTATGTAACCATACCATCCATTATGCCAACGATTATGGTCTTGTTGATATTAAATGTTGGAAGAATGCTAAGTCTAGGGTTTGAAAAGGTACTACTAATGTACACACCATCAAATTCACAGGTTAGTGATATTATTGATACTTTGGTTTATCGCACCGGACTTGCTAATCAAAATTATTCATATGCAACTGCCATAGGATTGTTTAGCGGTATAATTGGTATAATATTGGTTTCATCATCAAATGCCATCAGTAAGAAACTTACTGGTGACGGCATTTACTAG
- a CDS encoding carbohydrate ABC transporter permease, whose protein sequence is MKRYHTKGNIIFDSIIYVVMILVLLLCLMPFIYMLAVSLSDPNAIINNKVSFFPIGLNFEAYKQIFTYPNFFKAYGNTIFYTVGGTLISLIMTSLFAYPLSKTVLAGQKVAMKMVVFSMFFSGGLIPNYLLISNLGLTGTRFAMLLPFAINQFNLIILINFFKSIPTEIEEAALIDGLGYFKILGKIVVPLSKPALATIGLYTAVFFWNDWFNGLIYLNTSQFPVMLFLRNIVNGTSMIGDAAGSADKATIAISIKSAVIITSTLPIIILYPFLQKYFVKGLTVGSVKG, encoded by the coding sequence ATGAAAAGATATCATACTAAAGGTAATATTATATTTGACTCCATTATTTATGTCGTCATGATACTTGTACTGCTATTGTGCTTAATGCCGTTTATTTATATGTTGGCAGTTTCTCTTTCAGATCCCAATGCAATTATAAATAATAAAGTTTCATTTTTTCCTATAGGACTTAATTTTGAAGCCTATAAGCAGATTTTTACATATCCGAACTTTTTTAAGGCTTACGGAAATACTATTTTTTATACTGTTGGAGGAACATTAATCTCTTTAATAATGACATCTTTGTTTGCATATCCTCTTTCTAAGACAGTGTTGGCTGGACAAAAAGTTGCTATGAAAATGGTAGTATTTTCAATGTTTTTTTCAGGTGGATTAATACCTAACTATTTATTGATTTCAAATTTAGGCCTTACTGGAACACGATTTGCTATGTTACTTCCATTTGCAATAAATCAGTTTAATCTTATTATACTCATTAATTTTTTCAAATCGATTCCTACAGAGATTGAAGAAGCTGCCCTTATTGATGGATTAGGATACTTTAAAATATTAGGAAAAATAGTTGTTCCACTTTCAAAACCTGCTTTAGCAACCATAGGGTTATATACAGCTGTATTTTTCTGGAATGACTGGTTTAATGGATTGATTTATCTGAATACAAGTCAGTTTCCTGTGATGCTCTTTTTAAGAAATATTGTTAATGGAACCTCAATGATTGGAGATGCAGCAGGTTCGGCAGATAAAGCCACTATTGCAATCTCAATAAAATCAGCAGTTATTATAACATCCACATTACCAATTATAATTTTATATCCTTTCTTACAAAAATATTTTGTTAAGGGTCTTACTGTAGGCTCAGTGAAAGGTTAA
- a CDS encoding sensor histidine kinase: protein MIYILIVIIIIIGSFYLHQSISLNKISKDLKEVIHGNFNKRLTVYSYNKAITDFVSDINQLLDEFQTIVSMNKNYEEDRKRMIANISHDFRTPLTSMLGYIEMIRKDENIHEEEKRENLYIIENKCQTLRALIEEFFLLSKLDSGDVIVEYNRVDIAEILRQNILLHVKEFEQQHIKPVINIPDKNIYMKGDEKALNRILQNIISNCIKYGGEGEVIGFNLYDNESRITIEIWDRGKGIGSEDIHYIFNRLYTSERSRNKNFQGNGIGLTIVKELVEKLGGDIQVQSEPYKKTAFIIRLPKLKIV, encoded by the coding sequence GTGATTTATATACTAATTGTAATAATCATAATCATAGGTAGTTTTTATTTACATCAAAGTATATCATTAAATAAGATATCAAAAGACTTGAAAGAAGTTATACATGGCAACTTTAATAAGCGATTGACTGTCTATAGCTATAATAAAGCAATAACAGATTTTGTTTCAGATATTAATCAATTATTAGATGAATTTCAGACAATAGTCAGTATGAATAAGAACTACGAAGAAGACAGAAAACGAATGATAGCTAATATTTCCCATGATTTTCGTACGCCTCTAACATCTATGTTAGGATATATTGAAATGATAAGAAAAGATGAAAATATTCATGAGGAAGAAAAAAGAGAAAATTTATATATTATTGAAAATAAGTGTCAAACACTAAGAGCGCTGATAGAAGAATTTTTTCTATTATCAAAATTGGATTCTGGTGACGTTATAGTTGAATATAATAGGGTGGATATAGCTGAAATATTGAGACAAAATATATTACTTCATGTAAAAGAATTTGAACAACAACATATAAAACCGGTTATTAACATTCCTGATAAAAATATCTATATGAAAGGCGATGAAAAGGCACTCAATAGAATTTTACAGAATATTATTTCAAATTGTATCAAATATGGTGGAGAGGGAGAAGTTATAGGGTTTAATCTTTATGACAATGAAAGTAGGATTACCATAGAAATTTGGGATAGGGGAAAAGGTATTGGTTCAGAAGATATTCACTATATTTTTAATCGCTTATATACCTCAGAAAGGTCCAGAAATAAAAATTTTCAAGGTAATGGTATAGGACTAACCATTGTTAAAGAATTGGTTGAAAAATTAGGTGGAGACATTCAGGTTCAAAGTGAACCCTATAAAAAAACTGCTTTTATCATTCGTTTACCTAAGCTAAAAATTGTATGA
- a CDS encoding MurR/RpiR family transcriptional regulator — protein MTNIEVKTRSIMDSLNNSERKVATYFLNNIESIFSSPIAQLAKESGVSQVTWIRFCKAIGFDGLKDLKRNLFQELNNTSEETAAPHDFSDIKQYSTIEQMCNTIKSTTIQAVEDTMTLIDTESLSKIVELISNAKCVKLFGAGASALVANDFYNKLLRINKNACFSYDTHTQLTYGANTGPDEISLIFSYSGNTKEMLEILSMAKKSKCPTVAITKYTKSPLIADSDYAIYLSAPEIDHRSGAMSSRVAQLTVVDLLFTCLANKNYNDVEKYLEESYEVCRKHKM, from the coding sequence ATGACTAATATTGAAGTAAAAACCCGTAGCATCATGGATTCTTTAAATAATTCTGAAAGAAAGGTTGCCACATACTTTTTAAATAATATAGAAAGTATCTTCTCAAGTCCTATCGCACAATTGGCCAAAGAGTCTGGTGTCAGTCAGGTAACCTGGATTCGTTTTTGCAAAGCCATTGGATTTGATGGCTTAAAGGATTTAAAACGGAACTTATTTCAAGAACTCAATAATACCAGTGAAGAAACTGCAGCCCCTCATGATTTTTCCGATATCAAGCAGTACAGTACAATTGAACAGATGTGCAATACCATAAAAAGCACCACTATTCAAGCTGTTGAAGATACGATGACATTAATAGATACAGAATCCCTCTCTAAAATAGTGGAGCTCATATCTAATGCCAAATGTGTTAAGTTATTTGGAGCAGGTGCTTCAGCTCTGGTTGCCAATGATTTCTATAATAAACTTTTACGTATTAATAAGAATGCATGTTTTAGTTATGATACCCATACCCAATTAACTTATGGAGCTAATACTGGTCCAGATGAGATCTCTCTTATATTCTCATACTCTGGAAACACGAAGGAAATGCTCGAAATATTATCAATGGCCAAAAAATCTAAATGTCCTACAGTAGCTATTACAAAGTATACCAAAAGCCCTTTAATTGCTGATTCAGACTATGCTATATACCTTTCAGCTCCAGAAATCGACCACCGAAGCGGAGCTATGAGCAGTCGAGTTGCACAATTAACTGTGGTAGATTTACTTTTTACATGCTTAGCCAATAAAAACTATAATGATGTAGAAAAATACCTTGAAGAAAGTTATGAAGTATGCCGTAAGCATAAGATGTAA
- a CDS encoding anhydro-N-acetylmuramic acid kinase encodes MKNLHSLLGKKTRIAIGLMSGTCTDGIDAALVQLDGFATDTKVKLLEFITIPYANDLKVELLNIASGSFGGSYAISKTNFLLGQLSAEACLAVCEKAHIPPSAIDFIGSHGHTIYHQPNSEEYFSHSVTSTLQIGESAVISEVIGCPVVADFRVRDMAAGGYGAPLVPYTEYLLYSVPGKNIALQNIGGIGNITYLPHDCDMSNILAFDTGPGNMIIDSLIALHTSNEKNYDEGGQIAASGHVHPELLNWLLDDPYIHSKPPKTTGREYYGAQFVAQLHRKAQDYHLSFSDLVATTTMFTAKAIEINVTKYLPSLPENLIVGGGGSHNKTLLRYIKSCLPNCHVITNEDIGLDSNAKEAIAFAVLANETIQGINNNVPTATGARHGVVMGKISF; translated from the coding sequence ATGAAAAATCTTCATTCACTCCTGGGCAAGAAAACACGGATTGCTATTGGTTTAATGAGCGGAACCTGTACCGATGGTATTGATGCTGCACTTGTTCAATTAGATGGTTTTGCAACAGATACCAAGGTTAAATTATTAGAATTCATCACCATACCATATGCTAATGATCTAAAAGTAGAATTATTAAATATTGCTTCTGGCTCTTTTGGTGGAAGTTATGCAATCTCAAAGACTAATTTTTTATTAGGACAACTATCAGCAGAAGCTTGTTTAGCTGTCTGCGAGAAGGCCCATATTCCTCCATCAGCTATTGACTTTATCGGTAGTCATGGACATACTATTTACCATCAACCCAATTCAGAAGAATATTTTTCTCATTCTGTTACTTCTACTTTACAGATCGGTGAATCCGCAGTTATTAGCGAAGTCATTGGCTGCCCTGTTGTAGCAGATTTTCGTGTTCGTGATATGGCTGCCGGTGGTTATGGTGCTCCTCTTGTTCCCTATACAGAATATCTCCTTTACAGTGTACCAGGAAAAAACATTGCTTTACAAAATATCGGTGGGATAGGTAACATCACCTATTTACCTCATGATTGTGATATGAGCAATATTCTTGCCTTTGACACTGGACCAGGTAATATGATCATCGATTCCCTTATAGCTCTACATACATCTAATGAAAAAAACTATGATGAAGGTGGTCAAATAGCAGCAAGTGGCCATGTCCATCCTGAGCTGTTAAACTGGCTCCTTGATGACCCATACATCCATAGCAAGCCTCCTAAGACAACAGGGAGAGAATATTATGGTGCACAATTTGTTGCCCAACTTCATAGAAAAGCACAGGATTATCATCTTTCATTTTCTGATTTAGTCGCCACTACAACCATGTTCACCGCCAAAGCTATTGAAATCAATGTAACAAAATATCTTCCATCACTACCTGAAAATTTAATCGTTGGAGGTGGTGGTAGCCATAATAAGACTCTTCTGAGGTATATAAAATCATGTCTACCTAATTGTCATGTGATTACTAATGAGGATATTGGTCTTGACAGTAATGCCAAGGAAGCTATTGCTTTTGCAGTGCTGGCCAACGAAACAATACAAGGTATAAATAATAATGTCCCAACTGCTACTGGTGCTAGACACGGGGTGGTTATGGGCAAGATCTCTTTTTAA